One stretch of Pedobacter riviphilus DNA includes these proteins:
- a CDS encoding Ppx/GppA phosphatase family protein, whose translation MRVAVIDLGTNTFHLLIAEITGNQPEILYKTNVPVKLGEGRINDNIIIPEAFERGVNCLEAFNHTIAEYQVNEVRATATSAVRSAENGQDFVHAVKERTGISIETISGDEEAELIYQGVKLSGAITEVSLIMDIGGGSVEFILCDPEELIWKKSYNIGAARLMQQFFKSDPIADEEKNAILFHIQNQLADLFEICEKYHPEILIGSAGAFETFAELIIRKNNLKADIKTAKTFAFNFDNYIETSIKLLNATHNERAEMPGMIPLRIDMIVIAALITNYVLGRCKINRLMLSTYDLKMGVLAGLM comes from the coding sequence ATGCGCGTCGCCGTTATTGACCTTGGAACCAATACCTTCCACTTACTTATTGCTGAAATAACAGGAAATCAGCCAGAAATTTTATACAAAACCAATGTACCTGTTAAATTGGGCGAAGGAAGAATTAACGACAATATTATTATTCCGGAAGCCTTTGAAAGAGGTGTGAACTGCCTTGAAGCTTTTAACCATACAATTGCCGAATACCAGGTTAATGAGGTGAGGGCTACGGCAACTTCGGCGGTTAGAAGTGCAGAAAACGGGCAAGATTTTGTACATGCAGTAAAGGAAAGAACCGGAATAAGCATCGAAACGATTAGCGGCGATGAAGAAGCTGAATTAATTTATCAAGGTGTAAAACTGAGCGGAGCAATTACTGAGGTATCTTTGATTATGGATATCGGCGGCGGCAGTGTAGAATTTATCCTGTGTGATCCCGAAGAACTGATCTGGAAAAAAAGTTATAACATTGGGGCAGCGCGTTTAATGCAACAGTTCTTCAAATCAGATCCCATAGCCGACGAGGAGAAAAACGCCATTTTATTTCACATTCAAAATCAATTGGCTGATCTTTTCGAAATCTGTGAAAAATACCATCCTGAAATTTTGATCGGATCTGCCGGAGCGTTTGAAACATTTGCTGAGCTTATTATTAGAAAAAACAACTTGAAAGCTGATATTAAAACTGCCAAAACCTTCGCGTTCAATTTTGACAACTACATCGAAACTTCTATTAAACTATTGAATGCTACGCATAACGAAAGAGCAGAAATGCCCGGAATGATCCCTTTAAGGATAGATATGATTGTGATCGCTGCTTTAATCACAAACTATGTTTTAGGGCGTTGCAAAATAAATAGATTAATGCTTTCTACCTACGATTTAAAGATGGGTGTTTTGGCCGGCCTGATGTAA
- a CDS encoding DUF72 domain-containing protein has product MKWRIGCSGFYYREWKSVFYPKGLAQKDWFKYYCEHFNTIEINSTFYKMPAQKSFDKWYNESPGDFLFTIKAPRLITHYKQLNECGQLINDFYEAIQVGLKEKLGCVLFQFPPKFDYSTERLNLLIENLRPDFKNVVEFRHISWFDEEIYKKLAKNKIIFSGQSYPSSLPDNAIQNTETVYYRFHGKPVLYKSEYDINAIKGFKNQIKDGVNEVFVYFNNTWGVGALQNAKQLQNLTK; this is encoded by the coding sequence ATGAAATGGAGAATTGGTTGTTCAGGTTTCTATTATCGCGAATGGAAATCGGTTTTCTATCCTAAAGGTTTAGCACAAAAAGACTGGTTCAAGTATTATTGCGAACATTTTAATACGATAGAGATTAATTCTACTTTTTATAAAATGCCAGCTCAAAAATCGTTCGATAAGTGGTATAATGAAAGTCCGGGTGATTTTTTGTTTACGATTAAGGCACCTCGGCTGATTACACATTATAAACAGCTCAATGAATGCGGGCAACTTATCAACGATTTTTACGAGGCTATTCAGGTCGGACTAAAAGAGAAATTGGGATGTGTACTGTTTCAGTTTCCACCAAAGTTCGATTATAGTACGGAACGGTTAAATCTATTGATCGAAAATTTAAGACCTGATTTTAAAAATGTGGTAGAGTTTCGTCACATCAGTTGGTTTGATGAAGAAATCTATAAAAAACTGGCTAAAAACAAGATCATTTTTAGCGGACAAAGCTATCCTTCTTCGCTACCTGATAATGCAATTCAGAATACAGAGACTGTGTATTACCGTTTTCACGGAAAACCCGTATTGTATAAATCAGAATATGATATAAATGCGATTAAGGGCTTCAAAAATCAGATTAAAGATGGTGTTAATGAAGTTTTTGTATATTTTAATAATACCTGGGGCGTTGGAGCATTACAAAACGCGAAACAATTGCAAAATTTAACGAAATAG
- the dnaJ gene encoding molecular chaperone DnaJ encodes MSKRDYYDVLGVTRGAATDEIKKAYRKMAIKYHPDKNPGDKAAEDKFKEAAEAYEVLSSPDKKQRYDQYGHAGVGGASGGGYGGGMNMDDIFSNFGDVFGGHNPFESFFGGGGGQQRGGRRVAKGSNLRIKVKLTLEEIAHGAEKKIKVNKLIVCKTCDGSGAKDKSSVSTCGTCGGSGQVRRVTNTILGQMQTASTCPTCNGSGQQITAKCSVCHGDGVVRGEETITINIPAGVSEGMQLSMSGKGNAAPNGGIPGDLIILIEETPHETLKREGNNIVYDLHLSFVDAALGMSIEVPTIDGKAKIKIEPGTQSGKLLRLKGKGLPEVNSYHRGDEIIHINIWTPKALSSDERNALEKLRESPNFKPQPGKNDKSFFERMKEYFE; translated from the coding sequence ATGAGTAAAAGAGATTATTACGACGTATTAGGCGTAACTAGGGGTGCAGCCACTGATGAGATAAAGAAAGCTTATCGCAAGATGGCGATTAAATATCATCCAGATAAAAATCCAGGAGATAAAGCTGCGGAAGATAAATTTAAGGAAGCTGCCGAAGCTTACGAAGTTTTAAGCAGTCCTGATAAAAAACAACGTTATGATCAATACGGTCATGCGGGTGTTGGAGGCGCAAGTGGCGGTGGTTACGGTGGCGGCATGAACATGGACGATATTTTTAGCAATTTCGGCGATGTATTTGGCGGTCACAATCCTTTCGAAAGCTTTTTTGGTGGTGGTGGCGGCCAGCAACGTGGCGGTCGTCGTGTAGCAAAAGGCTCTAACCTACGTATAAAAGTTAAATTAACACTAGAGGAAATTGCACATGGTGCAGAAAAGAAAATCAAGGTTAATAAACTAATTGTTTGTAAAACCTGCGACGGCTCTGGTGCAAAAGATAAATCATCGGTAAGCACCTGTGGTACCTGCGGTGGTAGCGGCCAGGTGCGTAGAGTAACCAATACCATTTTAGGCCAGATGCAAACAGCATCTACCTGCCCTACCTGTAATGGTAGCGGTCAGCAAATTACGGCTAAGTGTTCAGTTTGTCATGGAGACGGTGTTGTACGCGGTGAAGAAACCATTACCATCAATATTCCTGCAGGTGTAAGTGAAGGTATGCAATTAAGCATGAGTGGAAAAGGAAATGCAGCACCTAATGGTGGCATCCCTGGCGATTTAATTATCTTAATTGAAGAAACACCACACGAAACTTTAAAACGCGAAGGCAATAACATCGTATACGATTTACATTTAAGCTTCGTTGATGCTGCTTTAGGGATGAGCATTGAAGTACCAACCATTGATGGTAAAGCAAAAATAAAAATAGAACCAGGTACCCAAAGCGGAAAGTTATTGCGCTTAAAAGGTAAAGGTTTGCCAGAAGTGAATTCTTACCATAGAGGTGATGAGATTATCCACATCAACATCTGGACCCCAAAAGCTTTAAGTAGCGACGAACGTAATGCTTTAGAAAAATTACGTGAATCGCCAAACTTTAAGCCTCAACCGGGTAAAAACGATAAGAGTTTCTTCGAAAGAATGAAAGAATACTTCGAGTAA
- a CDS encoding nucleotide exchange factor GrpE, with amino-acid sequence MFNKKKNNDKEENIMNPENTSENTAENVENTDAPIAETEQAPELSAEEKLQAEVQQLNDKYLRLYAEFDNYKRRTQKERVELLQTAGKDVIVSLLPVLDDFDRALKAMETAADVAPVKEGILLVSTKLKNTLAQKGLKDVESISQPFNTDFHEAITNIPAPSDDLKGKVIDEVEKGYTLNDNVIRFAKVVVGA; translated from the coding sequence ATGTTTAATAAGAAGAAAAATAACGATAAAGAAGAAAATATAATGAATCCTGAAAATACATCAGAAAATACTGCTGAGAATGTAGAGAATACTGATGCTCCTATCGCTGAAACTGAGCAGGCACCCGAATTATCTGCAGAAGAAAAATTGCAAGCGGAAGTTCAACAACTTAACGACAAATATTTACGTTTATACGCTGAGTTCGATAATTATAAACGTCGTACACAAAAAGAACGCGTAGAATTATTGCAAACGGCTGGTAAAGATGTAATTGTTTCACTTTTACCTGTTTTAGATGATTTCGACCGTGCATTAAAAGCAATGGAAACTGCTGCTGACGTTGCTCCGGTTAAAGAAGGCATTTTATTGGTAAGCACAAAGCTAAAAAACACTTTAGCACAAAAAGGATTGAAAGATGTAGAAAGCATCAGTCAACCTTTCAATACCGATTTCCACGAAGCAATTACCAATATCCCTGCTCCTAGCGATGATCTTAAAGGGAAAGTGATCGACGAAGTTGAAAAAGGTTATACCTTAAATGATAATGTAATCCGCTTTGCTAAAGTTGTAGTTGGAGCGTAA
- a CDS encoding cell division ATP-binding protein FtsE, with amino-acid sequence MAGNSVIHLSNVDVFQQKHLVLSNVNLHIEKDEFVFLIGQTGSGKSSLLKILYGDLHIGNGEGNIAGFDLKNLKESQVPFLRRKLGVVFQDFQLLTDRTIEKNLEFVLKATGWKDEKLINERIKDVLDKVGLRSKIKKMPHEISGGEQQRIVIARALLNDPEIILADEPTGNLDPETSEEIVTLLKQISQAGTAVLMATHDYHIIRTFPSRIIKCENGIVHEDAQIV; translated from the coding sequence ATGGCAGGCAATTCAGTAATTCATTTAAGCAATGTTGATGTTTTTCAGCAGAAACATCTAGTCCTCTCAAACGTAAATTTACATATCGAAAAGGATGAATTTGTATTCCTTATCGGACAAACAGGTTCAGGTAAGAGCAGTTTGCTTAAGATATTATATGGCGACTTACACATTGGCAATGGCGAAGGCAATATTGCTGGTTTCGACCTTAAAAACCTAAAAGAAAGTCAGGTGCCGTTTTTACGCCGTAAACTGGGTGTAGTTTTTCAGGATTTTCAATTGCTTACCGATAGAACTATTGAAAAAAATCTCGAATTTGTGCTTAAAGCAACAGGCTGGAAAGATGAAAAACTAATTAACGAACGCATTAAAGATGTTTTAGACAAAGTTGGTTTGCGTTCTAAAATCAAAAAAATGCCACACGAAATTTCTGGTGGTGAGCAGCAGCGTATTGTTATTGCCAGGGCTTTATTAAATGATCCAGAGATAATCTTAGCTGATGAGCCAACCGGGAATTTAGATCCGGAAACATCAGAAGAAATTGTAACCCTTTTAAAACAGATTAGCCAGGCCGGAACTGCTGTATTAATGGCCACACACGATTACCATATCATCCGTACTTTCCCTTCGCGCATTATTAAATGTGAGAATGGAATTGTGCACGAAGATGCACAAATTGTATAA
- a CDS encoding gliding motility-associated C-terminal domain-containing protein — MHSLLKALFFLSIFLFANLAKAQLCSGTFGQPLISQTFGQGNSTDNWYGPLAQYAPGASTYTTFVGPPGVSPRNLTANQSGLVKTPATPGNPYPIYWQPHADHTGDPNGLMLLIDGIATRTVFFEQRMDNLCPNTTLRLSIWVLNANSPAANAQPPNMILRITDPNNNILGEKPTENVPADGTWHKYSVDFSNSNSSTVILQLVNNTPTNSGNDFALDDITVQACGPAIAPFFNTNAPLLNMCEGNTSNFVLDANITAGYTNAVYQWQENTGSGWTDIAGKTTKQAAIDFSNRIAGTYQYRLITAMNGNIDRTYCRAVSEPIKVTVNPLPTASAENSGPVCIGNNIQLNASGGTSYNWTGPNQFSSTDKSPSIPNATKAMEGTYTVQVTANGCTFPATTTIEILDPIIPITNIQSATICEGKSVQLEASGGSTYLWSPSKGLSDPQIANPIASPTETTTYTVQVSNGRCSADAEITVNVNKNVMADAGADQTIVTGQSTILNGKVSGDDFTYFWTPSDYLDNPTKLNPIATPTEDITYTLHASSNLGCNSSSDEVFIKVYPKVVIPNTFTPNGDNVNDTWNIPSIASFPGSIVKITNRYGQLVYQSNGTFKAWDGKMNGKDLPSAIYYYSIYLNKDFKTYTGWVMLMR; from the coding sequence ATGCACTCTCTATTAAAAGCGTTATTTTTTCTTTCTATCTTCTTGTTTGCAAATTTAGCAAAAGCACAACTTTGTAGTGGAACTTTCGGACAACCACTCATTAGTCAAACCTTTGGACAGGGAAATAGTACAGATAATTGGTATGGCCCATTGGCGCAGTATGCACCAGGCGCTTCTACTTATACAACTTTTGTTGGTCCTCCGGGAGTAAGCCCACGTAATTTAACGGCCAACCAATCGGGTTTGGTTAAAACGCCAGCTACACCAGGCAATCCATATCCTATTTACTGGCAGCCACATGCTGATCATACCGGAGATCCTAATGGTTTGATGCTTTTAATTGATGGTATAGCAACTCGAACTGTATTTTTTGAGCAGCGAATGGATAATTTATGCCCAAATACCACTTTACGTTTATCTATTTGGGTATTAAATGCAAATTCGCCGGCTGCCAATGCCCAACCCCCAAACATGATCTTGCGTATAACCGATCCCAATAATAATATATTAGGCGAAAAACCAACTGAAAATGTACCCGCAGATGGAACATGGCATAAATATTCCGTTGATTTTAGTAATAGCAATAGCTCAACTGTAATCTTACAGTTAGTTAATAACACACCAACAAATAGTGGTAATGATTTTGCTTTGGATGACATCACCGTACAAGCTTGCGGTCCAGCTATCGCTCCATTTTTCAACACGAATGCCCCTTTATTAAACATGTGTGAGGGTAATACCAGCAATTTCGTTTTAGATGCAAATATTACCGCAGGATATACAAACGCAGTTTACCAATGGCAGGAAAATACAGGTAGCGGCTGGACTGACATTGCTGGCAAAACAACGAAACAAGCTGCTATAGATTTTTCAAATCGCATAGCTGGCACTTATCAATATCGGTTAATTACGGCTATGAATGGCAATATCGATAGAACTTACTGCAGGGCAGTATCGGAGCCAATAAAGGTTACAGTAAATCCATTGCCAACGGCTTCGGCAGAAAATTCTGGACCAGTTTGTATTGGTAATAACATTCAGTTAAATGCATCTGGCGGAACAAGTTACAACTGGACGGGCCCGAATCAATTTAGTTCAACAGATAAAAGTCCATCTATCCCCAATGCTACTAAAGCGATGGAAGGTACTTATACCGTTCAGGTGACTGCAAATGGATGTACATTCCCTGCAACAACAACAATTGAGATTTTAGATCCAATAATTCCGATAACCAATATCCAAAGCGCAACCATTTGTGAAGGTAAATCGGTTCAATTAGAAGCATCGGGTGGCTCTACCTATCTTTGGAGCCCATCAAAAGGTCTGTCAGATCCTCAAATCGCTAACCCAATCGCCTCACCAACTGAAACCACGACATATACTGTCCAGGTTTCTAATGGAAGATGTTCAGCAGATGCAGAAATCACCGTCAATGTGAATAAAAATGTAATGGCCGATGCAGGTGCGGATCAAACGATCGTTACCGGACAATCAACCATTTTAAACGGTAAAGTGAGTGGAGATGATTTTACCTATTTCTGGACGCCATCAGATTATCTCGACAATCCTACCAAACTCAATCCAATTGCTACACCAACTGAAGACATTACCTATACTTTACATGCCAGCTCAAATTTAGGCTGTAACAGCAGCAGTGACGAAGTTTTCATCAAGGTTTATCCAAAAGTTGTTATCCCCAATACCTTTACACCAAATGGCGATAATGTAAACGATACCTGGAATATTCCATCCATCGCCTCTTTCCCAGGATCTATTGTTAAAATAACCAATAGATATGGCCAGCTTGTTTATCAAAGTAACGGAACTTTTAAAGCCTGGGATGGCAAAATGAACGGGAAAGATCTTCCATCAGCCATATATTATTACAGCATTTATTTAAACAAAGATTTTAAAACCTATACTGGCTGGGTAATGTTGATGAGATAA
- a CDS encoding acyl-CoA reductase gives MSALTQEKAIIAFNKLGKLLTNPTDILGNAFYSAESANAWFTAENIKKSILSFAEVLNEADLAIWFESVKFSTSPKKVGLILAGNIPLVGLHDVLCVLATGNIALIKLSSADDKLIKAVIAELIKIEPAFDDKIEYVERLKDFDAVIATGSNNSSRYFDYYFSKVPNIIRKNRNSVAVLDGSESFEDIQNLGNDIFDYFGLGCRNVSKIYFPKGYDIANFYEGIESFQPIINHFKYNNNYDYNKSIYLVNAAKHFDNGFLLLKGDESFTSPLAVLFYEEYNKLQEVEDKLRENSENIQCIITKSPLSFNTFSFGQSQHPKLWDYADNVNTVEFLNGLN, from the coding sequence ATGTCAGCATTAACTCAAGAAAAAGCAATAATCGCGTTCAACAAACTAGGTAAATTGCTTACAAACCCTACTGACATACTAGGAAATGCATTTTATAGTGCCGAAAGTGCTAATGCATGGTTTACTGCAGAAAACATAAAAAAATCTATTTTATCTTTTGCTGAAGTGTTAAATGAGGCTGATTTGGCCATTTGGTTCGAATCGGTTAAGTTTAGTACATCACCTAAAAAGGTTGGTTTAATCCTGGCAGGAAACATACCACTGGTGGGTTTACATGATGTTTTATGTGTATTGGCCACCGGTAATATTGCTTTAATCAAACTTTCTTCGGCTGATGATAAATTAATTAAAGCCGTAATTGCCGAACTGATTAAAATAGAACCTGCTTTTGATGATAAAATAGAGTATGTTGAGCGTTTAAAAGATTTTGACGCCGTTATTGCAACAGGAAGCAACAATTCATCACGCTATTTTGACTACTATTTTAGCAAGGTACCCAACATTATCAGGAAAAACAGAAATAGTGTAGCAGTTTTAGATGGTTCGGAAAGTTTCGAGGATATTCAAAACCTGGGTAACGATATTTTTGATTATTTTGGCCTAGGCTGTAGAAATGTATCTAAAATATATTTCCCAAAAGGATATGATATTGCGAATTTTTATGAAGGTATAGAAAGTTTTCAGCCTATTATCAACCACTTTAAATACAATAACAATTACGATTACAATAAATCTATCTATCTGGTTAATGCGGCCAAACATTTCGATAACGGCTTTTTGTTATTAAAAGGAGATGAAAGCTTTACATCGCCTTTGGCTGTTCTCTTTTACGAAGAATATAATAAGCTCCAAGAAGTAGAAGATAAATTAAGGGAAAATTCAGAAAACATTCAGTGTATCATTACCAAATCGCCTTTAAGTTTCAACACTTTCAGCTTTGGCCAAAGCCAGCATCCCAAACTTTGGGATTATGCAGATAATGTAAATACTGTAGAGTTTTTGAATGGGTTAAACTAA
- a CDS encoding 4Fe-4S dicluster domain-containing protein: MAIKITDECINCGACEPECPNNAIYDAGTAWRFSDGTNLNGIIDFGNQQIEADAAQEAVSDEVYYIVSDKCTECKGFHDEPQCAAVCPVDCCVDDEDIRETEEELLAKKAWLHQEG, from the coding sequence ATGGCGATTAAAATAACAGATGAGTGTATAAATTGTGGGGCTTGCGAACCAGAATGTCCTAATAACGCAATTTACGATGCCGGTACTGCATGGCGTTTTTCTGATGGTACAAATTTAAATGGTATCATTGATTTTGGTAATCAACAAATTGAAGCTGATGCGGCTCAAGAAGCGGTTTCGGATGAAGTTTATTATATTGTATCCGATAAGTGTACAGAGTGTAAGGGTTTTCATGACGAACCTCAGTGTGCGGCAGTGTGTCCGGTAGATTGTTGTGTGGATGACGAAGATATTCGCGAAACCGAAGAAGAATTGTTAGCTAAGAAAGCTTGGTTACACCAGGAAGGATAA
- a CDS encoding P-loop NTPase family protein, producing the protein MKIHIFGASGSGVTTLGKALAKKLNIPYFDSDQYFWILTDPPFTTKRNPKERNDLIKIALTESDYWVFGGSSVSWGDGIFPEFDLIVFLWLPPEVRLNRLKKREFERYGSVIYQDPERIKKYQDFIEWATNYDIDPIKSGFTGRSLKVHEDWIKNLNKEILQIRGDFTVEERIKKITDYLETKKGTNGAFNTVNIL; encoded by the coding sequence ATGAAAATTCACATATTCGGAGCTTCTGGTTCAGGCGTAACTACGCTGGGCAAAGCCTTGGCAAAAAAATTAAACATCCCTTATTTTGATAGTGATCAATATTTCTGGATACTAACTGATCCTCCATTTACAACAAAACGAAATCCTAAGGAAAGAAATGACCTCATCAAAATAGCTTTAACAGAAAGTGATTATTGGGTTTTTGGTGGCTCAAGTGTGAGTTGGGGCGATGGTATTTTTCCAGAATTTGATCTGATTGTATTTCTTTGGCTTCCACCAGAAGTGAGGTTGAACAGATTAAAAAAAAGAGAATTTGAACGCTATGGATCTGTAATTTATCAGGATCCTGAAAGAATAAAAAAGTATCAGGATTTTATAGAATGGGCAACTAACTATGATATTGATCCGATTAAATCTGGCTTTACAGGCAGATCGTTAAAAGTACATGAGGACTGGATTAAAAATTTAAACAAAGAAATTTTACAGATTAGAGGTGATTTTACTGTTGAAGAAAGAATAAAAAAAATTACAGACTATCTAGAAACGAAAAAAGGCACCAATGGTGCCTTTAATACTGTAAATATTTTATAA
- a CDS encoding universal stress protein: MNFKKILIAVDNSTCSEKAAKAGYDMAEKFGAEVALVNIIEPIPANVNPDLTLAPVFLETYDNSEENSHILLKEMETKYSKGAKTTYLSVVDTAAHGIIQQSDEWGSDLIVIGTYGRTGLYHFLMGSVAEHVARKSACPVLIIPNKCDV; encoded by the coding sequence ATGAATTTTAAAAAGATATTAATTGCCGTTGATAATAGTACCTGCTCAGAAAAAGCGGCAAAAGCCGGTTACGACATGGCTGAAAAATTTGGAGCAGAAGTAGCATTGGTTAATATTATCGAGCCTATCCCAGCCAATGTAAATCCCGATTTAACATTGGCACCCGTATTTCTAGAAACTTACGATAACAGCGAAGAAAACAGCCACATTTTGCTCAAAGAAATGGAGACGAAATATAGCAAAGGTGCAAAAACCACTTATTTAAGTGTTGTTGATACCGCTGCCCATGGTATTATCCAACAATCGGACGAGTGGGGATCTGATTTAATTGTAATAGGCACTTACGGCCGCACAGGATTATACCACTTTTTAATGGGCAGCGTTGCCGAACACGTAGCAAGGAAGTCGGCATGTCCTGTTTTAATTATCCCTAATAAATGCGATGTTTGA
- a CDS encoding C40 family peptidase codes for MENQYGICRVAVAPLRADASDRAEIVSQLLFGDHVEVIQKEDRWWLIQNGYDGYEGWMDFRQLAPITQNQFAEMHDCKLLAPLSFNNVLTAADGSSYHLSPASNLPFLKDGFCYAGEEKFKLNFEAYDNSTVDFTDKVTETAKFFQNIPYLWGGRHLFGFDCSGFVQTVFKMLGIKLNRDASQQAEQGELVGFLAECRAGDVAFFDNDEGKITHVGIMLSPNEIIHSSAKVKIDPIDDQGIFNKELGKYSHKLRIIKRFVE; via the coding sequence ATGGAAAATCAATACGGTATTTGTAGGGTTGCTGTAGCACCCTTAAGAGCAGATGCATCAGATAGAGCAGAAATTGTTTCGCAACTTTTATTCGGCGATCATGTTGAAGTTATTCAGAAGGAAGACCGCTGGTGGCTCATTCAAAATGGATATGATGGGTATGAAGGCTGGATGGATTTCAGGCAGTTGGCCCCGATTACTCAAAACCAATTTGCAGAAATGCACGATTGTAAATTGCTTGCTCCATTAAGCTTCAATAATGTACTAACAGCAGCCGATGGAAGTTCATATCATTTAAGTCCGGCGAGTAACCTTCCTTTTTTAAAAGATGGTTTTTGTTACGCAGGTGAAGAAAAGTTTAAGTTAAATTTTGAAGCATACGATAATAGTACTGTAGATTTTACTGATAAAGTTACTGAAACTGCAAAATTTTTTCAAAATATCCCGTACCTATGGGGTGGAAGACATTTGTTTGGCTTCGATTGCTCTGGTTTTGTACAAACCGTATTTAAAATGTTGGGCATTAAGTTAAATCGTGATGCTTCACAACAGGCCGAACAAGGTGAGCTGGTTGGTTTTTTAGCTGAATGTAGGGCTGGTGACGTTGCTTTTTTTGATAACGATGAAGGCAAAATTACCCATGTAGGCATTATGTTGAGCCCTAATGAAATTATCCATTCATCAGCCAAAGTAAAAATTGACCCGATTGATGATCAGGGGATTTTTAATAAAGAATTGGGTAAATATTCGCACAAGCTGAGAATTATCAAACGTTTTGTGGAATAA
- a CDS encoding WD40 repeat domain-containing protein: MLKHLQTLPGHQNPIYALSNSDEDGIFFSAGNDKGVVEWSLHTMAFVKVKMPVQSSVYCLHYYNKQLFIGERSGAFSVYDFNDQKVIARINAHTKPIFNIQTVKGKNELLTTGEDGTVAVWSLVDFTEIYRFQVAYDTVRAIAIAPNESEVAFGCKDHLIRIYNLADYGLKQSLEGHSLPVTSLAYHPTGKYLISGSRDAQLKIWDLPNYELRETVPAHMFTVYDIAFHPSLPYFATSSQDKSIKLWDAENFKLYKILSLEKAGTGHTHSINKIIWSHDGKYLISTGDDRQVMVWEMES, from the coding sequence ATGCTCAAACACCTACAAACCCTTCCTGGTCACCAAAACCCTATATATGCATTATCCAATTCGGATGAGGATGGTATTTTTTTTAGCGCAGGAAACGATAAAGGCGTTGTAGAATGGTCGTTACATACGATGGCTTTTGTAAAGGTTAAAATGCCGGTACAGAGCTCGGTATATTGTTTACACTATTACAATAAACAACTATTTATCGGTGAACGCAGTGGTGCGTTTAGCGTTTACGATTTTAATGATCAGAAAGTAATTGCAAGGATCAATGCCCATACTAAACCCATTTTCAATATACAAACCGTAAAGGGTAAAAATGAACTTCTAACCACTGGCGAAGATGGAACGGTTGCGGTTTGGTCGTTAGTAGATTTTACAGAGATTTATCGTTTTCAGGTAGCTTACGATACGGTTAGGGCCATTGCAATTGCGCCTAACGAAAGTGAAGTGGCCTTTGGTTGTAAAGATCACTTAATCAGGATTTATAACCTTGCTGATTATGGCCTCAAACAATCTCTCGAAGGACATTCATTACCTGTTACTTCTTTGGCATATCATCCCACAGGCAAATACCTCATTTCGGGCAGCAGGGATGCGCAGCTAAAAATATGGGATCTGCCAAACTATGAACTTAGGGAAACCGTTCCGGCACATATGTTTACCGTTTACGATATAGCCTTTCACCCTAGCCTTCCTTATTTCGCTACAAGCAGTCAGGATAAAAGTATCAAACTCTGGGATGCGGAGAATTTTAAACTGTATAAGATTTTAAGTCTAGAAAAAGCAGGTACCGGCCATACCCACTCCATCAATAAGATTATATGGAGCCATGATGGTAAATACCTCATTTCTACAGGAGATGATAGGCAGGTGATGGTCTGGGAAATGGAAAGTTAG